ATGATGAAGATGGGGTCTATTCAAAGATTGCTTCTACATTAGAAAATAGAGGTGTTCGAAATATCGAACAGGAAAGAAAGAAAATTACAAATAAAGAAATGTATGATGCCTTAGATTTACTGTTATCGGATGAGACTTTTCAACAGATGTTCAATTTTTCGAGGGATGAATCGCTCATGGAGAACATTATGCTCAAGGTGCGCGCTTTCCTGCAAAGTATAGAACCAAAAGATGATGATCTGTATGATTTGAATATACTTATTCAATTATATGAAAAGGACATCCGGGAAACGATCTCTCTGTTCGAGGAGAGATTTACGATCAGTCATGACCAGTTCTATGTACTTTTTATATGGCTTATGCTGAGAAGAACTGGTATGACCTACAAGAAAAGTTCATATCCTCATTCTACAAAAGATTTTATCGAAGACTTTGATCTGGAGAATTTTCTGAGAGAAAAAATAAATGTGTATACCCAATCTGACCTTGGAAAATTTTATACAAAACTAATCAAAATCATTGCATCAGAGCATAAGTTGTGGAAATATTTTGAAACTGAAACTTGTTATGATTTTCTTAAACAGCTTTTTGATATAGAGGAGATTAAGGTACTTCTGGAATTCAATTGGTTTGACAATATTCTGTGGTTCAGAAAAGAAGCATTTGATGAGTTTTTCATCCTTCTTGAAATTACTCAGACTATTCGGCTTATTACCACTACGCAAGATATTGACAGAGAATTCCTGTTGGAAAAAAATCAGAATTGTTTCAATAAGATACGGAAAGCATATGCCTTTTCCGACTTTAAAGTGGAACAGTTATTAGAAGGTTTAAAATAGTGAAAAATTTTTTGTTAATCCTTTTCATTTCATTTATTGTGATAAGTTGCTCGACCAAGCAGAAGCGAGTGAACATTACAAGCAGTGATGAATTGGAAGAACTCTTTTCAGTCCCCCAACAGAATTTATTTGTAGAACTTGAACCTGGTGAATATTATCTTGAACCGGAATATTTCATTGATTCAACCTGCGGAAATTGTCAGGAAGCTAACCAGCAAGTTACAGCCACTAAAGGAATAACAATTTCGGGAGAAAATGTCACGATTTCCGGGCACAAAAATAATCCAGTAACTATCTATACGAACGCAGGATATGGGTTATATGTCAGGGATCTTAAAAATGGAATAATCGAGAATTTGACCATCACAGGTACGCTTCGTGATACGTCACAAATGGCAACCGATGCGGCGATTGTTGTATCGAACAGCATTGTGATCATAAGGAATAATATTATTCGTGATAATGTTGGAGATTCTCTAATGATTGCAAAACATATATCTGGCGTCATGGGGATTTGCGGTCGAGAGAATTCCTATATTAAGATTATTAATAATGAGATCATTGGGAATTCCTGGGATGGTATCGCTCTTTACCGAGATGCACGAGCTGAGATTATTGGCAATAGAATAGATGGAATGGATAAAGCGACCGGACGTGTTCCAAAGGGAGGAAGAGGAGTTGCAATCGGTGTTACATGGAATGCAAGTGCTTCGATCAAATATAACTACATTACCCGATACTGGAAAGGAATTGGAATCTTCGTGGATGCGGATTGTCGCATAGAAAATAATATCATAGAAGATATGATTACCTGGGGAATAGCATTCTGGGATGCGGGAAAGGGTAAACCGAAAGCAATAATAAAAGATAATGTTGTATACGATGTTGGTGCATGTGGTATTTCTGTAACTAAGTCCGACGAAGAAACAGAATCAGGATCACTCACCGGAAATATTATTGTACGATCCGGTCAGGATGAAAGATATGATTCACCTGATTACTATTGCTACCAGACATCTCTTGCAATGCATGCTCTACCCCAAAATTTTGAAATTAAAGAAAATCTCTTTTATGATAACAGGAGGGCATCAGATGATCTCCCTGATTATGACATACCAGAAGATCAATTCTTAAAGAAATTACAAAGACTAAAATCAGTTTTTTATCAAAATCCGTTTTTCATTCAATCTGGATTTTACCGAAGATTCTTTATCAATCAATGACCATCCAACAACTTGAAAGAAAAGCATTCTTTGAAGATCATGCTCATATCTGGGATGACATATGCAATCATGACGAACAAAAAATCGATGAGATCATGAATATTATCGATATTCAGCACGGTGACAATGTGCTTGATGTGGGCACCGGAACCGGTATTCTTATTCCGCATATTATGAAAAGAGTAACTCATAAAGGAAATATTATTGCGCTTGATTATTCAGAAAACATGATCAGGAAGGCTCAGGAAAAATATCCAGGCAGTGAATACTGTAATGTTAGTTTTATCATTGACGATTTTTTTGAACTGGAATTTGAAAACCGCTTCGATGCGGTCATTTGCTATTCTTGCTTTCCACATTTTGATGATAAACGGTCATTTTTTCATAAAGCTTTTGAAATATTGAATCAGAACGGTTATGTTTTGATCGCTCATTCGGAATCCAGAGAAAAAACTAATGCTATGCATGTTAGAAAACATCAAGCAGTTCGTGGTGACTATCTTCCATCTGCAGAAAAAATCATTACATTTGCAGAAGAGGTGGGATTTATCATAAAAGAAAAAATTGACGATGATGAACTGTTTTGCTTGCTGTTTGAAAAATGAAATTAATATAAACTTATATATATTATTGACAAAATATACAGAAGCTTGTGATTTGAAAACGTAAATTTGAAAGGAGTTTTTAATGAAAAAAATCGGTAAGTTATTTTTGATTTTTTTGTTTTCTCTGATCTTAACGACCTCTCTCTATGCATTGAGGTTCGAGCTTGATGAGTTCAGAAAATTACCCGCTGATTTCAAAGCAGAAATGGAACCAATTACTGATATGGATATGAATTATTGTTCTGTTTTGAAAGTCGAGGTGGACCGACCCATCGATATTTCGTTGAAACAGAAAGTATATAAAAAGGAAAATATCGATGAGGATGAGTTCTATTTCTATGTTTCCTCAGGGGAAGATGAAATAACATTTCAAGCACCTCGTTTTGTTGCATTAAACGTTGAAGCTCCCAAGGGTGGATTGAAGATCGGAACAACCTATTATGTCCGGCTCTCAACCTACGAGGATGTTGATGTTACCATTAATGTCGAGCCAAAAGATGCCCAGATCATGGTCAATGGTTTGGAATGGGAACAACCTCAGGGAAAGCTGATGCCCGATGAGTATGTATTATTTCTCGTTGCAGATGGATATGACGCAATCCTGGATACAGTCTTCGTGTCTCCTTCTAATACGGTTTTCAACTATGTAATGGTCGAAGAAAATGCTGCACCCGTCTTGCAGCAAGCGACTCTTGATATCCCTCAACCAGATGAAGATGATCCATTTACAATCGAGTTCAATGACTACAGAATACAAGTAACAGCTTGTGATTATACCCAGCAAACGCTTACGATAACGCTGATTGTTACCAATCTGATAGCAGAAAGAGAGCTTACGATCATACGAGGAAATACAAAGGCATATGATACTGAAGGTAATGAATATACCCCGATGACTTTGGAATTTGCGAACAAGAACAGGAACTGGAATCTGACTCACAACCTTGTGCAGGATGTGCCGACAAAAGCTCAGTTAATCTTCAAAGAAGTTATGAAACCGGTAAGTATGATCACGCTCCTTAATCTCGGACTCTGGGATGATCTTAATCGAGATTTCAAGATTTCTTATAAAAATATTCCTGTTACTCAATAAAACAACTTAAAAGTAAAAATATAAAAGAGGAAGCCTGGTCTTCCTCTTTTTAAGGCTTCATGAAGTTCCAAGAATTTTTCCTCAAGAAATTTTTCCTCGTAAAGGGCAAGCGGGACTTTTTTTCTTTCAATTCGCTCATTTCAATCATAGGAATTATGATCGGAGTGATCGCTCTAACGGTCTCACTTGCACTTTTCAGTGGATATTATGATACGATGAAAGAAATAATCCTTGGGGTGAACTCACATATCTATATCCTCAAATTCGGCAATGAGCAAGTCTCCGAAGAGGAGTATCAGCACATATCTACAATTTTGGATACTCTTGAATCCGTTCATGCTTATGCTCCGTTTTTATATACAGAAGGTATGGCAATTAAAGATGATGACATTGCAGGTGTGATCATACGTGGCTTGGATTTCGAGAAAGAATTGCAAACGTCAGATGTTGGTTCATTTATTGTTGAAGGAAGTTTTGAACACAACGGCAAAAACGCAGTTATTGGTAAAAACATTGCTGAGAGACTGCACGTCCAGGTTGGAGATTCTATAAAATTGATAACACCGATGAATGCTGATTTCACTATAGCAGGAATGATGCCTTCCTCAATTATTGTTAAGATTTCCGGAATTCTCTCTTCAGGAATGTTTGAGTTTGATAATTCACTTGTATTACTGCCGGTAGAAAATGCACAGAGCTTTCTTTCCGTTGGAGATCAGTATACTGGAATTTCTATCAAACTAATAAGTGATTATATCGAAGAAGCTGATCGTATTGCTTTGCAGATCCAACAAGAATTATCTTATCCGTTTAATGTTAGCAATTGGATTGATCTGAATAAAAATCTCTTCAGTCTGCTCAAGCTTGAAAAATGGGTGATCTTCATCATCATCGCACTTATCGTTCTAGTAGCGGGATTCGGTTTGACAAGCGTTCTCTCGATGCATATTCTGGACAAGAGGAAAGAGATCGGTATCCTCAAAGCGCTTGGTACTACGAATAGAGATCTCAGAAAGATCTTTTTTGCTCGGAATCTGATTATTGGTTTCAGCGGAATCTTGCTTGGAATAATGTTTGGCTTCATCATTTCATTGTTATTGACCCATACCAATATCATTACAATAGAGAGTGATGTCTACTTGATCGAGCATCTGGTTGTTAAGAACCAACCCATCGACTATATCTTCATTATACTTGTTGCAGGTCTTATCATAGTATTTTCATCTTTTTTTCCGTTACGAAAGATTTCACAGATGCAGGCAGTTTCAATTATTCGAGTCTCAAAAAAATAGAGAGGTTCCATGATTTTACAGGCAAAAAATATTACAAAGACATATTTTGAAGGCACACATGAAAAGCGACTGACCGTTCTGGATAATCTTGATTTCTCGATGAAACAAGGGGAGATCGTTTCGATAACCGGACTTTCAGGGAGCGGAAAAAGCACACTACTTCATATATTAGGAACCCTTGATAAACCCGATTCCGGTAGTGTCATATTTTATGATGTAGATATACGATCATATAATGAGGGAGAACTCGCACACTTCAGAAATATGAATATTGGTTTTGTGTTCCAGTTCCACCACCTATTGCCCGAACTCACTACGGTTGAAAATGTAGCGATGCCTAAGATGATAAGCGGTGCATCCTATAAGGAAAGCATCCAAGCATCCGAAGAGTTGCTCGCTTCACTCGATCTTGTTGAAAGAAGTTCACATTATCCTCACCAACTAAGTGGAGGAGAGCAGCAACGAGTAGCTGTTGCACGAGCTCTGATCAACAATCCGGATATTGTTCTCGCAGATGAACCGACCGGAAACCTCGACTCGATTCATAGCCAGGAACTGACTGATCTTCTCTGGAGTTTAAATCAACGATTCGACACATCTGTCCTGCTGGTCACGCATAATCAGGAACTTGCAAAATGTGCTGATCATGTATATAATCTTGAGAAGGGTAAACTCCATACATTAAGCAAAGGATAAAGAGATTTTTATTGAATGAGAAAACGTAAGTGGTTGCTGGTCGTCGTCTTAATTCTGATTGTGATCAATCTTATATTCTGGGGCATGACCTACCTCTTCGATGTGAACACATATGTGAAGAATAAACTCACAAATACACTTGGGAAACAACTCGAAGCAACCATCTCATTTTCCAATCTGAACATTACGTCAAAAATTTTACAGATTTCTGATCTTGAGATACATAAGGAGGGTGAGTATACATTCAGAGCATCTCAGCTTTATATACATTATTCTTTTTGGCAGCTAATACTTCATAATTTCAAAATTGAAAAGGCTTTGAAAGAAATCAGATGTTTCTCTCCCGAAGTCTCATATATTCTGGATTTTAATAAAGAGAGAAAACCATGGCGTATCGATCTCGATGCTCTTGAAAAAACACTGACACGTTTCAATTATATCTCTATCATAAATGGACAAGTGTCATTACAATCAGACAGCACCTATCATTTTACAGAAAATATTGATAAACTTAATATCAATCTCCAAAAGAAAGCAGAACATGAATGGCACATTTCCTTATCTGCTTACCAGCAAAACAATAATGGAGTTATCCAGATCGACGGAATGTATGCGAGAAAATCAAATGATTTTACGATCATTATAACAGATTACAGCGTTCCTCACATTTCCTCCCAAAATGCACAACTTCTCAATGCAATGGTTAATGCAGATATTGAGACCGATCTGTCGGATTCTCTTAATGGAAGTGTTGTGATCAGCAACATAGCTGGCACATATAGTGATGAGCTTTTTCAAACAGATACTATAGATTTGTCGATACATCCGGAAACACTGACGATTAAGAAGTTTCCAATCAGATGGAGGAATCATGAAGCAATGTTTGGTGGAGAAGTACGAGATTATTTGAATGAAGATGCATCACTTGATATTTCATTTGTGCTGGATAATTTTCATGTACATGAAGTTGATCCGATCATGTTAGGAAGAATAGATGTAAGCGGAAATATCTCTGACAGTCCCGGTTCTCCGGAAATTTCAATTACAACATCGAGTGAAGAATTGTCATACAAGGATTTTAATATATATGATTTTATAGCAAATCTGAACTACAAACAAAATGAATTGCACATATTGCAAGGATCATTCATCGCTGATACAAATTTGGTCATATTGTCGGGAAATATTAGTGTCGATACAAATGAACTTTTTAATAGTAAAGCAAATGTATCTATTACCAGCAAAGACTTTACGTATATTTTTGATAATTATTATTTTAGTTATGATGTAGAAGCAACCATAAGTGGAAGTTTGAAGGATCCTGAAAGTAATGTAGTTTGTAAAAATCTTTTAATAAAAAATAATACTTTTACTTTTACCGATTTATTATTGAAAGCATCATTTAAAAAGAAAAGAATTGATTTCCAGATAGATAATGTTACCGGTTCAGTAAACATAAAAGGTTTTGCTGATTTTTCAGCGAAATTACCCATAATTGAAACCGATTTTGTTACCAAAAACCTTACATTTACAAACGTACTTAATACTGCAAATCCAATAACCGATCAACTCAATCCAATTATTAGTGCACAGGTTCGGGCAAAGGTTAAAGATAATCTGGTATATGTGAACGGACTGATCGATCTTGGAAAGGATTTTAATTCAAAACTCGACGGAATTTTAAATCTTTCAGGAGAGATACCACTTGTACTGAGCGCGTATGATGGTTTTTTCAATATTGGAACCGATTCACTATATGTAAACAACGAACCGATTGGGATAGTGCTGCAGTCATCCATCTTTAAAGATGATCGATTCTCAGCACAGCTTGATATAGGAAAAACTGTAACGACAAACATGAGTGGGACAATAGCTCAGGATAGTATCCGGTATGCAGGAAATATTTCCATAGATTCCTTGGAAATTTTAAAAGTAAATCAAATATTTTCATCCAATGAAGAAGAAATAACAATGGATGGTTTCATTACAGCTTTTCTCGATTTTGCAGGAACGAATTCTCTCCAGGGAACTGGGCATGTCCATGTGAAAGACCTGTCATTCAGTAAAGCGATTCATCCAGTTGATGTGGACTCTGATTTAGAAATTCTTTCATCAGAGATAGCGCTCGATAATATTGTGGCAAAGAATTCTCAAACACTGCTGTTTGGGAATGCTCGCTTATCTTTGGATGAGGGAGTGTTTGAACTCAATGCTGAACAAGACGGCGTCCTCTTAGAAGAGTTATTCTTTGATGACTTCGTTTCCGGCTCAGCAGATTACTCAATTATTGCATCTGGGCATCTGGATGATCCCCGCATTTTGTGTGATGTCTCTGTTGAAAATGGCCAATTTTTTGATACATCATTTAATACATGCAAAGCACAGGTTTTTCAGGATAGTACGCTTTTCTACCTCAAACAGCTGGAGGTTCTTGCACCTGATTTCAATCTCACTGGCAATGGATCGTACAGCTATAATTTTCTAAAAGAAGAATTTCATGACCATCCAGATATGATGAGGTTCAGCTTTTCCGGTGACTTACTCAAGATTCTTTCACGCTACACTCCCTTAATAAAAAACGCTTCGAGTAAAACGGATCTGATGTTTTCGATCAAAACTGAGGATACCAACACGATCATAGATAGTGCGTGCATCTGTATTTCTGATGGCGAGTTCTCGATTAAGTCACAACCTGAAAAAGTCAGAAACCTTTCATTTGATATGGGTGTGAAAAATAATATAGTCACTAATCTGAATGGTTCATTGATCATGGGAGATGGCAAGCTTTTTATAAAGAACAAAGTAAATGAATCTGATATGGATATATATGTAGGAGATATTAATATTGGCACAATTCTCCTCAATAATGATGATAAGGGTATAACGATACATATTCCTAACTATCAACCAGACAGGGGACTTGTCGACGTCCGGCTAGTTGGCTATAACAGCGAATATTTCTCTATCTTTCACGAGGATGGTGGTTGGGTATTATCCGGGCGAATACTTCTGTCGAATGGCGATGCAATCTACGAAGAAGAGGAAGAACCGGAAGAAGCTGAAGATACCGGGTTACCTCCCATTTATGCAGACTTCGACCTTGTTTTTGATAAAAATACCTGGTATGTTTCTAATCCGTTTAACTTAAAGATTGATCCGGGTGATTATATGAGTTTCCGATCTGATCGGGAAACAGAAGAACTGGAATTGTTTTTCGATCTCCATTCAAGGCAGGGAGAGATGCGTCTTTTTGGGGAATTGTTCAGTGCCGAGGATGTATTTGTAAGAAAAGCACGAAAGGATGATAAGGTATTCATCGATGCCACGTTTACAAAAAGAACTCCGGACGGATCGACCATCTATTTGTACGTTCGGTCGACTGAAGATAAACTCAATGCTGATGACATCGGCACAGAGACATATGGTGATGTCGAAGTGATACTGAAAAGCGATAATCCCAATGATGTTACTATGTTGAGCATCCTTTCCAAGATTCAATATGGTAAGGAAATTGATGAACTTTCCGAAGAAGAGCGCTTCGATCTAGGAACCGAGCAGGCGATCAACCTTGCAAGTGATGAGTTAAGCAATTTAATCTTCAGTCCTATCATTAGTCCGGTCGAAGGAGTTATCAGGCAGATACTGGGGTTGGATTTTGTGCGTTTCAAAACAGGTTTTATGAAGAATATTATTCTCACCAGCGGCATCGTTGAGTCGGATGATTTTATCGTTGATCGTGAATATGATTCCGACCTTGAACTCCTTGGTGAGTTGAGTAAGGATATTCTCCTCGAGAACTTGGCGATCGATCTGGGAAAATACATCACACCTCAATGGTATCTGAACTACGAAGCACTCATAAAAAAAGAGATGTCCTCTCGTAATGAAACATATATTGGTGTTCAGCATGAGCTCTCCTTTACATGGGATCTGCCGTACAATTTTAGATTCATTTACAGATATCAATTCTATCCTGCGCAGGGTAAAGATAACCAGGGAATTTCACTCGAAACGGTGTTGCATTTTTAGCTTTGATAGACTACTGTTAGGATTAGATTACGAATTTATCTGGATTTTCACTGAAAAATAATAAACGAATTTTATACTATATAGATCATCATCTTTCTTTACAAGTTGGCAGATTGTTATATGTCACCACTTATGCTACAGCTGTTCTTGATAAACCAGAACCCATCCAATTTATTTTGTTGAGATAGAAGGTATGTCATTGAAAATATCGGAATATTATAATATTATTACTATATATCACTTCATCCTACTAAAAAACTTTACTAATTATTTTACTAACGGGAAATATGCCATAAATTATCTTTAATCTCAAAAAATATGAAAAAAATTATATTCTCTCTTTTGATTTTTTCGTTTGCGTTTTGTACTGCATCGGCATTTGCTCAAATCGAGTATAATTATATTTCTAATATCGAGATAACTGGAAATATAAACGTAACCTCTCAACTCATCAAATCTGCTTCAGGACTTGCTATAGGGCAGATCTATTCACCAGAAAAAATTTCAACAGCTATCAAGAATATCTACAAACTTGGTCTTTTCGACGACATTAATGTAGATAAAGTCCAGGATGAAAAGGGTGTTAAGGTCATCATACAGGTTTCAGAATATCCCATTGTACAGGACTGGGAAATTACCGGTAATAAAAAGATCAAGCTTGATGATATCAAAAAGCAGTTCCGGCTTGTTCGCGGTGATTATTGGTCAGGTGAACGCGAGCTTGAGATCAGGAATAAGATCCTTGATCTGTATTATTCCAAAGGATATCGGCTTGCAGCAGTCAATTTCAGTGATGAACCTGCTGTAAAAAACAGGATAGACCTGTCGATCGTTATTAATGAAGGGTATAAGGTCGTCATCAGAGAGATCAATTTTACCGGGAACGACCAGGTAACCACAAAGAAGCTTCGCAGGGTCATCAAGACCAAGAAGAGCGGTTTTCTTCGTTCAGGTGAATTCGATCAGCAGAAATTCGATGAGGATCTCGACCGTGTCATTAACTATTATAATTCTAAAGGATACATTGACGCAACGATCATCGGGTGGGAACCAAGATACGATGAAAAGGGACAGCTTTATCTTACGATAAATCTCTATGAAGGTAACCAATATCGTATTGGCGCTATATCAATCGAGGGCAATACACTGTTCAGCAAAGAGATACTCCTTGACCAGCTCAAGTTCGATGATAACCAGATCTTTGACCGGGAAGAGTTTGATGAGAAGCTCAATACCATCCGGTCAATGTATTATGAGGAGGGATATATTTATTCAACGGTTTCACCCCAGATCAATCCTAAAGCTGATGAGGTAAACATCAATATCTTTGTACAGGAAAATAACCGTGCAAAGGTCAGGCAGATATATATTGAAGGCAACAAAAAGACTAAGGAAAAGATCATCCGGCGTCAGCTGGCAATTGTTCCAGGTGATTACTTCCGGCAGTCACTCCTTATTCAAAGCCAGAGAAACATCTATAACCTCGGTTTCTTCGAGCCGAATATCGGGCTGGACTATCAGCCGATCAATGATGATGGAGATATTGATCTCATCTTTCAGCTTGAAGATAAAGAATCCGGTACAGCCAATATGGGTGTGAACTATGACGAAGAAGACAAGCTGACTGGATTTCTCTCATTTTCACATAATAATCTTTTTGGAAAAGCATGGGGTTTAAAATTAACATGGGAATTCAGTGGTAAAAAGCAAGAATACGACATCAGTTTTACCAATCCATATTTTTATGATACGAATATGCTTCTTGGTTTGGATGTCTATCACCAGAGAAACAACTGGGATAGTTATAATTATAAAGTGGTTGAATCCGGCGGAGGTTTCCGTATTGGAACAAAAATCCCCTGGGTAAATTATTCAAAGATCACGACAGGTTATTCTATAACTCAGAAACAGTACAGCATTCTTGATGAAAATGGTGATGTGTCGTCATCATTGCAAGCTCTGGTCGATAAAGGAAAAATACTCACGAGCACAGCATTTCTTACACTCGAAAGGGATGACAGGGATAATGTGTTCAGACCCAGCGAAGGTTCACTTGTCCGCTCATATACAGGACTGGCTGGCGGTCCCCTTGGGGGAAGCGAAGATTATATTAAAGAGATTATCCAGACAAATTGGTATCTGAAGCTCTTCTGGAAATTTTCTCTTGGCACACGTTGGCGTGTGGGATATGTCAAAGCATTTGGTGACACGAAAGAAGTACCTCTTGATGAGCTTTTTTACCCGGGCGGAACAGGTGCTGACGGTATTCGCGGCTATCCTGATAATAGTGTTGTTCCGGAAGATGAAGATGGTGGTAAAGCTGAATTCATCACTTCAACTGAAATTACCTTCCCGATCTCAGGCGACCAGATCATCGGTGTCATGTTCCTGGATGCGGGAAATTCTTATAATTTTCTATCTGAAATAAATGTTCAAAAATTAAAAAAGGGTATAGGAATGGGCGTGCGCATCATGTCCCCAATGGGACTGCTAGGTTTTGACTATGCCTATGGACTCGACAGAAAAACAAACAACAAGTGGCAGTTCCACTTCCAGTTTGGATCAACTTTCTAAATAAATTTTATATTACAAGGAGATGATATCATGAAGTTCAAAGTAATCATCATTGCGATGTTTGTGATTCTGATGCCTGTGTTGGCATCGGCAGCTCAAAAGATCGGCGTTATCGACGTCGATAAGGTTTATAACGATTTCGAAGAAAAGAATGTTGCTGAACAGCAGTTCTACCAGGAATCAGATCAGTGGGAAAAGGATCTCGATGAAAAAGAAGCTGAGATCACCCGACTGAAAAATGAATATGAGAATCTTCCCCCAATCGTATCAAAAGAACGTCGCGATCAAAAACTTAAAGAAATAGACCAGAAAGAAACAGATTTCTATAATCTTGCAAACGAATATCGTAACAAGGCGATAGAACGACAAATGGAGCTTCTTGCACCTATCAGTGAAAAGATCGTAACAGCAATTAACGAAGTGGCAGAAGAGAACGGGCTTGATATTGTACTTAATACGATGCAGGGTGAAGTTGTGCTCTATATAAAGAACGAGGATATCGACATCACGGCTGCGGTCATTGAGAAACTTAACATCAATACACCTGCACCTGAAGAAAATCTAACCAACGAATGAAGCGTTTCTCCATAGAACTTTCTCTTGAAAAGCTTGCTGAAATTGCTCAAGGGAAGTTGATAAAGGTCAGTGACTGCTTATGCAATGCAGTTGCATCGCTTGATGAAGCAGATGCTCAGACAGTTGTTTTTTTTCAGGATCCCAAATTTGAGAAAGAATTCCAGTCGTCAGAAGCAGGTGTTTTTATTATTCCCGCTGAACTTGATAGAGAAAATTTGCCAGACAGGAATTATA
This sequence is a window from Candidatus Cloacimonadota bacterium. Protein-coding genes within it:
- a CDS encoding right-handed parallel beta-helix repeat-containing protein; the protein is MKNFLLILFISFIVISCSTKQKRVNITSSDELEELFSVPQQNLFVELEPGEYYLEPEYFIDSTCGNCQEANQQVTATKGITISGENVTISGHKNNPVTIYTNAGYGLYVRDLKNGIIENLTITGTLRDTSQMATDAAIVVSNSIVIIRNNIIRDNVGDSLMIAKHISGVMGICGRENSYIKIINNEIIGNSWDGIALYRDARAEIIGNRIDGMDKATGRVPKGGRGVAIGVTWNASASIKYNYITRYWKGIGIFVDADCRIENNIIEDMITWGIAFWDAGKGKPKAIIKDNVVYDVGACGISVTKSDEETESGSLTGNIIVRSGQDERYDSPDYYCYQTSLAMHALPQNFEIKENLFYDNRRASDDLPDYDIPEDQFLKKLQRLKSVFYQNPFFIQSGFYRRFFINQ
- a CDS encoding ABC transporter ATP-binding protein; this encodes MILQAKNITKTYFEGTHEKRLTVLDNLDFSMKQGEIVSITGLSGSGKSTLLHILGTLDKPDSGSVIFYDVDIRSYNEGELAHFRNMNIGFVFQFHHLLPELTTVENVAMPKMISGASYKESIQASEELLASLDLVERSSHYPHQLSGGEQQRVAVARALINNPDIVLADEPTGNLDSIHSQELTDLLWSLNQRFDTSVLLVTHNQELAKCADHVYNLEKGKLHTLSKG
- a CDS encoding OmpH family outer membrane protein, producing the protein MKFKVIIIAMFVILMPVLASAAQKIGVIDVDKVYNDFEEKNVAEQQFYQESDQWEKDLDEKEAEITRLKNEYENLPPIVSKERRDQKLKEIDQKETDFYNLANEYRNKAIERQMELLAPISEKIVTAINEVAEENGLDIVLNTMQGEVVLYIKNEDIDITAAVIEKLNINTPAPEENLTNE
- a CDS encoding class I SAM-dependent methyltransferase gives rise to the protein MTIQQLERKAFFEDHAHIWDDICNHDEQKIDEIMNIIDIQHGDNVLDVGTGTGILIPHIMKRVTHKGNIIALDYSENMIRKAQEKYPGSEYCNVSFIIDDFFELEFENRFDAVICYSCFPHFDDKRSFFHKAFEILNQNGYVLIAHSESREKTNAMHVRKHQAVRGDYLPSAEKIITFAEEVGFIIKEKIDDDELFCLLFEK
- a CDS encoding ABC transporter permease, with translation MKFQEFFLKKFFLVKGKRDFFSFNSLISIIGIMIGVIALTVSLALFSGYYDTMKEIILGVNSHIYILKFGNEQVSEEEYQHISTILDTLESVHAYAPFLYTEGMAIKDDDIAGVIIRGLDFEKELQTSDVGSFIVEGSFEHNGKNAVIGKNIAERLHVQVGDSIKLITPMNADFTIAGMMPSSIIVKISGILSSGMFEFDNSLVLLPVENAQSFLSVGDQYTGISIKLISDYIEEADRIALQIQQELSYPFNVSNWIDLNKNLFSLLKLEKWVIFIIIALIVLVAGFGLTSVLSMHILDKRKEIGILKALGTTNRDLRKIFFARNLIIGFSGILLGIMFGFIISLLLTHTNIITIESDVYLIEHLVVKNQPIDYIFIILVAGLIIVFSSFFPLRKISQMQAVSIIRVSKK
- the bamA gene encoding outer membrane protein assembly factor BamA; its protein translation is MKKIIFSLLIFSFAFCTASAFAQIEYNYISNIEITGNINVTSQLIKSASGLAIGQIYSPEKISTAIKNIYKLGLFDDINVDKVQDEKGVKVIIQVSEYPIVQDWEITGNKKIKLDDIKKQFRLVRGDYWSGERELEIRNKILDLYYSKGYRLAAVNFSDEPAVKNRIDLSIVINEGYKVVIREINFTGNDQVTTKKLRRVIKTKKSGFLRSGEFDQQKFDEDLDRVINYYNSKGYIDATIIGWEPRYDEKGQLYLTINLYEGNQYRIGAISIEGNTLFSKEILLDQLKFDDNQIFDREEFDEKLNTIRSMYYEEGYIYSTVSPQINPKADEVNINIFVQENNRAKVRQIYIEGNKKTKEKIIRRQLAIVPGDYFRQSLLIQSQRNIYNLGFFEPNIGLDYQPINDDGDIDLIFQLEDKESGTANMGVNYDEEDKLTGFLSFSHNNLFGKAWGLKLTWEFSGKKQEYDISFTNPYFYDTNMLLGLDVYHQRNNWDSYNYKVVESGGGFRIGTKIPWVNYSKITTGYSITQKQYSILDENGDVSSSLQALVDKGKILTSTAFLTLERDDRDNVFRPSEGSLVRSYTGLAGGPLGGSEDYIKEIIQTNWYLKLFWKFSLGTRWRVGYVKAFGDTKEVPLDELFYPGGTGADGIRGYPDNSVVPEDEDGGKAEFITSTEITFPISGDQIIGVMFLDAGNSYNFLSEINVQKLKKGIGMGVRIMSPMGLLGFDYAYGLDRKTNNKWQFHFQFGSTF